In Stanieria sp. NIES-3757, the DNA window CGGTTTGATCGACAGGACGAAAACCAACTTTGGCAAATTCTTTTTGTGCTTCTGGAGTGAATAGAAATTCTGCAAAAGCTTGCGCTACTTCTCTAGTACCATGTTTATCCACGTTAGCATCAACAACCGCTACAGGACTATCAATCGAAATGTTGTAATCAGTAGGAATTACATAAGGTAAAGATTCGCCTTTCTGCTGTGCTAAAATAACTTCATTTTCATAGTTAATTAAAATATTGCCTTGTCCTTGCTGATAAAATACTTCGCTTGATTCCCGAGCATCTTTAGGTAATATGGGTACGTTTTTCAAGACTTTTTCTGTAAAGAGTTCTGCTTCTTGTTCGCTACCGCCAGCTTGAGATACTGCACCCCAAAGAGCGAGAAAATTCCATCTTGCACCACCAGAAGTTTTAGGATTAGCAGTAATAGGTTGAATCCCATCTTTAGCTAAATCTGACCACTGAGAAACTTTAACATTGTCATCTCGTTTAACTAAAGCTGCAACAGATTTATGCACAATTGAATCGTTAGGTAATTCTTGTTCCCAACCAGGTTCAATTAATCCTGCTTCTTCAATTTTTTTGGTATCTAAAGCCAAAGCTAAAGCTACTATATCTGCTTCTAAACCATCAATCACTGCACGAGTTTGAGAACCAGAACCACCATAACTTTGTTCAATCATAACATCTTGTCCAGTTTTGGCTTTCCACTGTTCGGCAAATTTAGGAATAATCTTTTCGTAGGCACTTTGAGTAACAGCGTAAGAAACTAGAGTCAATTTAGCTTCAGATTGACTTGAAGCTGCTGTTTGAGATTCACTTTGGGCAGAAGAACAGCCAGCGATCGCACTACTACTAATTAACCCCACTAACATCCAGCCTAAAAAACTTCGGCGTTTGGTATTTTTCATGAATCTTTTATTTTACTTTCGTTTGTTTGTTGATGCTATCATAATCCAAGTTAATTTGAATTGCAATACAATTAAAATTCAATTTTGCTTGCGCAGTAAAAATATAGGCTTATGGGATGATAGAAATAAGCAAGACCGTATAGATATTAGCTATGGCAAAAGCAGCAAAACAGCCCAAAATTAATCCCATAGAACAGTTAGTGAGTAGCAATTATTTGTTTAGAGGCTTAGATCGAGACTGGCTCAAACAAATTCTTCCGCCTCAAAGCCTCAAAGTTGAAAAATTATTTTCTAATCGCCCGATTTATACCGCTTTTTTGCCAGAAGAATCTATCGACGTACTCTATATAATTCTTGACGAAGGAATAGTAATTGCTCGAAGCGCACCTTTAGATAGAATTGTGGGGATTACTTATCCAGGAAATTGTTTTGGTGAAAGAAATTTATCTTTTAGTTATGGATTAGCGACGAGAGCTTTTCCTACTCTAATCGAAGCGTATAAAACTACTCACGTCTTGAAAATTCCTCTGGCGACAATAGAAAAACTCTATCAAGAAAACGAGACTTTTCGCGATCGCTATCGTTTGTTATTCGAGTTGAGGGAAAAATTTCAATACCATCTACTTAATTGCAGTACTTATCCTCCTCAAGCAGTAGCATCTTTACTAAGAGCTTTAATTTATCAAGAGAGAGAATTAGGCAATCAACCCGACCAAGATGGAGTTTATGTATTCGATCTACCAGTAGATATTATTGCTCGTGCTTGTCAACTCAATCAGCGCACTGTTGAGCAAGTACTTAAAGGGATGCAAAAAGTAGAGTTAATTCAATCAGCCAAAAATACCGATTTGTCTGGAGATATTATTCGTGTAATGGCTCCAGAAGGATTAAAAGAAGTATATTCGGCCACTAGAGATAAAGTTGCTTGGTGGCCGTTACGTTAAATCAGTAGAGACGTAACATGTTACGTTTGTACACCAGTTACTAGTGACTGATAACGAAAATTACGTAGCTAAGTGTTGTTCAACGACACTAACTAATTGATTAGTCCAATAGGTAGTAAGTTCTTGGTTCACTGCCTCAACCATTACCCGAATAACAGGTTCAGTCCCAGAAGCACGAACTAAAATTCGTCCTTGATCTCCCATCGCTGATTCGGCTTGAATAATAGCTTTGTGTAAAGGCTGACATTCTTGCCAATGACAACGGCGATCGCGGTCTTCGACTCGAACATTGCGTAATAATTGGGGATAAGTTTGAAAACTACTATCAACTAATTGCGCTAGAGATAAACCAGACTGACTAATTAAACTAGTTAAATGTAAAGCAGTTTGAACTCCATCTCCAGAAATGCTGTGATGATGACAGAGGATATGACCAGATTGTTCGCCTCCAAGCATTGCGCCAGTCCGCCACATTTCAGCTTGGACATAGCGATCGCCAACGGCGGTTCTTGTCAGTTTACCACCGCTTTTTTGCCAAGCTCGCTCAAAACCGAGATTAGCCATGACAGTAGCAATAATTAAATTATCTGGTAACTGTTGTTTATCTTTGAGTTGATTACCCCAAAAATAAAGAATATAATCTCCGTCTACCACTCTACCCTGAGCATCAACTGCCATCACGCGGTCAGCATCACCATCAAAGGCAAAACCTAAATCTGCGTGATAATTTTGGACAGCATCTTGCAAAACATTAAGATGAGTCGAACCACAATTGACATTAATGCGATCGCCATTGGGTTGCTCATGTAGACTAATTACTTCTGCTCCCAACTGTTTAAAAATAGCTGGTGCTACTTGAACCGAAGCACCCCAAGCCAGATCTAAAACAATCCGCAGCTTTTGAAAATCGGAATTTTTCGGCAGCGAATTAGCCAAATATTGATGATAATTATTTACCAAATCGGGACGATAATAAAATTTGCCCCAACCTAGTCCTACAGAATTAAACGAGATTTGATTATAGGCAGCTCTCAATTGCGCTTCAATTTCAGCAGTAAGAACCTCATCTAACTTAGTTCCTTGATTACTAAAAAATTTAATTCCATTGTCTTCGGGCGGGTTATGACTAGCAGAAATCATAATGCCACCAATAGCTTTACTCATACGAGTAACAGAAGCAACACAAGGGGTAGGACATAAACCCAAATGCCAAACTTCTAAACCAGCAGAAGTTAAACCTGCTGCGATCGCCATAGCTAACATATCGCTAGAATTTCTGGAATCTTGTCCAATAATAATTGGTCCCGAATGAGAAGCACTTTCCTGTAAAACTTGACCAGCCCAATAACCCAATTGCAAAGCAAAGGAAGCATTCAAGAGTTCTCCTGCTTTACTTCTAATCCCATCAGTCCCAAACAAGGGGGTTTTAGGCAAAATATTAGTTATTTGAATCGGTTTTAATAAATCAACTTGAGGATAACTCACACCACTAAACTCCTCTTTTTTATTAAATATGACATCATAGCTCATAATTTTATCAAGACAAAAAAATTACAGAGTTTAAATTCTGAAATTCAACTTCTGTAACTAAATAATTAATCCCAAGTTAAGCGATAATTTTTAATTTTGGGTAAAGTTTTTTTAGTATCTAAGTAATAATCACTAAAAATTTGATAAATTTATCTACCCAAACTGTGATTAAGATCTAATGAATCTAGCAACAATTTAAATATTTTCTCGGACAAGTAACTGTTCCATCTCTTGCCAGGTCAAACCAATTTGTAAATAATTAGGTTTAACGGGATTGTAAGGACTAACCAAGCGATCAATCGAAAGAATTTGGTCATCTTCTGTGATCAGTGGTATGTCTGGATCATAAATCGTAGAGTGCATTAAGGAACTAGAATAGCCGTTAAAAATTAGCACTGTATCTGGTTCACCAGAAACTTTTTGAAGATTGATAATTAAAACTTCTTCTGGATGCTTACGTCCATATTGTTCTAAACGAAAACCTAT includes these proteins:
- a CDS encoding phosphoglucosamine mutase; translated protein: MSYDVIFNKKEEFSGVSYPQVDLLKPIQITNILPKTPLFGTDGIRSKAGELLNASFALQLGYWAGQVLQESASHSGPIIIGQDSRNSSDMLAMAIAAGLTSAGLEVWHLGLCPTPCVASVTRMSKAIGGIMISASHNPPEDNGIKFFSNQGTKLDEVLTAEIEAQLRAAYNQISFNSVGLGWGKFYYRPDLVNNYHQYLANSLPKNSDFQKLRIVLDLAWGASVQVAPAIFKQLGAEVISLHEQPNGDRINVNCGSTHLNVLQDAVQNYHADLGFAFDGDADRVMAVDAQGRVVDGDYILYFWGNQLKDKQQLPDNLIIATVMANLGFERAWQKSGGKLTRTAVGDRYVQAEMWRTGAMLGGEQSGHILCHHHSISGDGVQTALHLTSLISQSGLSLAQLVDSSFQTYPQLLRNVRVEDRDRRCHWQECQPLHKAIIQAESAMGDQGRILVRASGTEPVIRVMVEAVNQELTTYWTNQLVSVVEQHLAT
- a CDS encoding sulfate ABC transporter, periplasmic sulfate-binding protein encodes the protein MKNTKRRSFLGWMLVGLISSSAIAGCSSAQSESQTAASSQSEAKLTLVSYAVTQSAYEKIIPKFAEQWKAKTGQDVMIEQSYGGSGSQTRAVIDGLEADIVALALALDTKKIEEAGLIEPGWEQELPNDSIVHKSVAALVKRDDNVKVSQWSDLAKDGIQPITANPKTSGGARWNFLALWGAVSQAGGSEQEAELFTEKVLKNVPILPKDARESSEVFYQQGQGNILINYENEVILAQQKGESLPYVIPTDYNISIDSPVAVVDANVDKHGTREVAQAFAEFLFTPEAQKEFAKVGFRPVDQTVAKEFTNQYPEIKNLFTVQDLGGWDKIQTKFFDDGAVFDKLMNKINQK